A stretch of the Panthera uncia isolate 11264 chromosome D1, Puncia_PCG_1.0, whole genome shotgun sequence genome encodes the following:
- the LOC125928797 gene encoding LOW QUALITY PROTEIN: olfactory receptor 8D4 (The sequence of the model RefSeq protein was modified relative to this genomic sequence to represent the inferred CDS: substituted 1 base at 1 genomic stop codon), with protein MGTRNHSTVTEFLLLGLTDQPELQLPLFCLFLGIYTVTVVGNLGMISIIRLSSQLHTPMYHFLSSLSLVDLCYSSVITPKLLAELLCRDTAISYSGCMTQLFFFCMFVISECYMLAAMAYDRYVAICSPLLYNVIMSPRVCSLLVASGFSVGFTDAMIHGGCILRLNFCGXNIIKHYFCDIIPLIKLSCSSTYIDELLIFVIGGFNMITTSLTIIISYVFILSSILRMRSTEGRSKAFSTCSSHLTAVLTFYGTLMSMYLKPASRSSLIQEKVSSVFYTTVIPMLNPLIYSLRNKEVKDALIKLLKRKIPL; from the coding sequence ATGGGCACAAGAAATCATTCCACAGTGACTGAGTTTCTTCTTTTGGGACTAACTGACCAACCAGAGCTTCAGCTGcctcttttctgcctctttttagGGATTTATACAGTCACAGTGGTAGGAAATCTCGGCATGATCTCAATAATTAGATTGAGTTCCCAACTTCATACCCCTATGTACCATTTCCTCAGTAGTCTGTCTTTGGTAGATTTGTGCTATTCTTCTGTTATTACTCCCAAGTTGCTGGCAGAGCTTTTATGCAGGGATACAGCTATCTCCTATTCTGGATGCATGactcagctattttttttctgtatgtttgtcaTTTCTGAGTGCTACATGTTAGCTGCAATGGCCTATGATCGCTATGTCGCCATCTGCAGCCCCCTGCTCTACAATGTCATCATGTCCCCTCGAGTCTGTTCTCTGCTGGTGGCTTCTGGCTTCTCAGTAGGATTTACCGATGCTATGATTCATGGCGGTTGTATACTAAGGCTGAATTTCTGTGGCTAGAACatcattaaacattatttctgtgaCATCATCCCACTTATTAAACTCTCTTGTTCAAGCACTTACATTGATGAGCTTTTGATTTTTGTCATCGGTGGATTTAACATGATAACCACCAGCCTGACAATCATCATTTCTTATGTCTTTATTCTCTCCAGCATCCTCCGCATGCGCTCGACAGAGGGCAGGTCCAAAGCCTTCAGCACCTGCAGTTCCCACTTGACAGCTGTTCTTACATTTTATGGGACTCTCATGTCCATGTATCTCAAACCTGCTTCCCGCAGCTCACTCATCCAGGAGAAAGTATCCTCAGTATTTTACACCACCGTGATTCCCATGTTGAATCCCCTGATATATAGTCTGAGgaacaaggaagtgaaagatgcactgataaaactcttaaaaagaaaaatacctttatAA
- the LOC125928799 gene encoding olfactory receptor 6M1-like — translation MGFLGSSKTAKTVEMAMRNQSTLSEFTLVSFPVIQELQVLLFVILLLVYMLIITGNIVIISLIWTDNRLQTPMYFFLSNLSFLDILFTTTIAPKLLACLLEKKKTISFAGCITQVYFYFFLGTVEFILLAVMSFDRYVAICNPLRYTIIMSSRLCLLLVLGCWAGAFLSVLCPTIVVSRLPYCHREISHFFCDIAPLLQVACIDTHFIEMINFLLSSLVVLSSLVLTTTSYTYIISTIMRIPSAQGRQKAFSTCASHITVVSIAYGSSIFTYVRPNQSHSLDFDKVTAVLTTMVTPLLNPFIYSLRNEKVKEVLKESVSRIVPPHSKGT, via the exons ATGGGATTTCTTGGCTCCTCTAAGACAGCAAAAACAG TTGAAATGGCTATGAGAAACCAGAGTACATTGAGTGAATTCACATTGGTCTCCTTTCCTGTCATCCAGGAGCTTCAAGTCTTGCTGTTTGTCATTCTCCTGCTGGTTTATATGCTCATCATAACAGGAAACATTGTCATCATTTCCTTAATATGGACTGATAATCGTCTCCAGACACCAATGTATTTCTTCCTTAGTAATTTGTCATTTTTGGACATTTTGTTCACAACTACTATTGCCCCAAAGTTGCTAGCTTGTctcttagaaaagaagaaaaccatatCCTTTGCTGGCTGCATCACTCAagtttatttctacttctttctggGGACTGTGGAGTTTATCCTCCTAGCGGTGATGTCCTttgaccgctatgtggccatctgtaaCCCCCTGCGCTATACCATCATCATGAGCAGTAGGCTCTGTCTCCTGCTGGTTCTGGGCTGCTGGGCGGGAGCCTTTCTCTCAGTGCTATGCCCAACTATTGTGGTGTCCAGATTGCCCTACTGTCATAGAGAAATTAGTCATTTCTTCTGTGACATTGCCCCTTTACTGCAGGTGGCCTGCATTGATACCCACTTCATTGAGATGATAAACTTCCTCTTATCGTCCCTTGTGGTCCTGAGTTCACTGGTGCTCACCACCACATCCTACACCTACATCATTTCTACCATCATGCGCATCCCCTCAGCCCAAGGACGTCAGAAGGCCTTTTCCACCTGTGCTTCTCACATCACAGTCGTCTCCATTGCCTATGGAAGCTCCATCTTCACGTACGTGAGGCCCAACCAGAGCCATTCACTGGATTTTGATAAAGTGACAGCTGTCCTCACTACAATGGTGACCCCTCTTCTGAATCCTTTCATTTATAGCTTGAGGAATGAAAAGGTAAAGGAAGTCTTGAAAGAGTCAGTTAGCAGGATAGTTCCACCACATTCCAAGGGAACATAA